TGGGATAGCGGAAAAGATGAGCGACAATCTACCACAGACGATCGGCATCGACATCTCCAAAGCGAGCCTCGACTGCCATGTCCACCCTGTCGGCGCCGAGCGACAGTTCGCCAACACCGCCAAGGGCCACAAGGCGCTGATCGCCTGGCTGCGACAATGGCCGGTCGAGCGGATCGCCTATGAGGCAACCGCAACCTACCATCGAGCGCTGGAGGCGGCTCTGGCCGACTGGCCCTGCGTTAAGCTCAACCCAGAGCGCGCCCGGCGCTTCGCCCAGGCGACTGGCACTCTGGCCAAGACCGATCGCATCGATGCCATGTTGCTGGCCCGTATGGCGGCCACCTTGCAGCCGCCGGTCAGACCCGCTCGAAGCGCACAGCAGGCGCAGATGGCGGAGCTCATCAATGCCCGAGACGGCCTCGTGCGCGATCGCACCGCGCTCAAGAATCGCGAGAAGAACCTCACCATCGCCTTCCTCAAGCGCCAGTGCCGGCAGCGGCTCGAGCAGATCGATCGGCATATCGAGGCGCTCGATACCGAGATCGCCAACCTGATCGCCGCCGATGCCGCGCTCGCCCGCCGGCATGAGATCCTCACCAGCATCGCCGGCGTCGGAACGCTGACCGCCAACCAGCTCATCGCCACCATGCCCGAACTCGGCAGCCTCGAGAATAAGCAGGCCGCATCCCTCGCCGGTCTCGCCCCCGTCGCTCGACAGTCCGGACAATGGAAAGGCAAGAGCTTCATCCGTGGCGGACGCGCCAACGTGCGGCAGGCTCTCTATATGCCGGCCCTCATCGCCGGCCGGTACAATCCCGATCGCAAGGCAAAATATCAGCAGCTCGTTACTGCCGGGAAGCCCGCCAAGATCGCCATCACCGCCGTCATGCGAAAGCTCGTCGTCACCGCGAACGCCCTGCTCAAAGCCG
The window above is part of the Sphingobium sp. MI1205 genome. Proteins encoded here:
- a CDS encoding IS110 family transposase gives rise to the protein MSDNLPQTIGIDISKASLDCHVHPVGAERQFANTAKGHKALIAWLRQWPVERIAYEATATYHRALEAALADWPCVKLNPERARRFAQATGTLAKTDRIDAMLLARMAATLQPPVRPARSAQQAQMAELINARDGLVRDRTALKNREKNLTIAFLKRQCRQRLEQIDRHIEALDTEIANLIAADAALARRHEILTSIAGVGTLTANQLIATMPELGSLENKQAASLAGLAPVARQSGQWKGKSFIRGGRANVRQALYMPALIAGRYNPDRKAKYQQLVTAGKPAKIAITAVMRKLVVTANALLKADRCWTQSPA